A single Cryomorphaceae bacterium DNA region contains:
- the murD gene encoding UDP-N-acetylmuramoyl-L-alanine--D-glutamate ligase yields MKKLVVLGAGESGVGAALLGRAQGYDVFVSDYGQIADPYRRTLEEHQLAFEMGTHTFSRILDADVVVKSPGIANRVPVVQAILEQDIELISEIEFASRYTDAKIVGITGTNGKTTTTLLTHHILKRAGYHVGLAGNVGHSFAAQVAEENYDHYVLEISSFQLDEITSFRPDVSVILNITADHLDRYNNDIYTYAAAKFKIGEHQSEGDHFLYNADDPIIENLLTRRRIKAQKRAFSIHPPKKGDVEAYLDGEDLVINLNNEPLSMSIHDLALSGKHNAYNSLAAGMAAKLLGVRKETIRESLSDFQEVEHRLEPVLQVHGVEYVNDSKATNVNSTWYALESMNTPVVWIVGGVDKGNDYEQLKALAEEKVAAIICLGTDNGKIISAFGESVDQMIEAGSMAEAVKAAYGVAQKGQTVLLSPACASFDLFENYEDRGRQFKEEVRKL; encoded by the coding sequence ATGAAAAAGTTGGTCGTTTTAGGGGCAGGCGAAAGTGGCGTTGGGGCGGCCCTATTGGGACGTGCCCAAGGTTATGACGTCTTCGTTTCCGACTACGGCCAAATTGCGGATCCGTACCGCCGGACTTTGGAAGAACATCAGCTCGCCTTTGAAATGGGCACCCATACTTTTTCGCGAATCCTGGATGCGGATGTAGTCGTGAAAAGTCCAGGTATCGCCAACCGTGTCCCTGTCGTTCAGGCTATTCTCGAACAAGATATTGAGCTCATCAGCGAGATAGAGTTCGCTTCTCGATATACCGATGCCAAAATCGTTGGAATTACCGGTACGAACGGAAAAACGACAACCACTCTTCTCACGCATCACATCCTCAAACGCGCGGGCTACCACGTGGGATTGGCGGGCAATGTAGGGCACAGTTTTGCAGCCCAAGTAGCCGAAGAGAATTACGACCACTACGTCTTGGAGATCAGTTCCTTCCAGCTGGATGAAATCACCAGCTTTAGACCTGATGTGTCCGTGATCCTCAATATTACAGCGGATCACCTCGATCGCTACAACAACGATATCTACACCTACGCGGCGGCCAAGTTTAAAATTGGCGAGCACCAAAGCGAAGGTGACCACTTCCTCTACAATGCAGATGATCCGATCATCGAGAATCTGCTGACACGCCGCCGCATCAAGGCGCAAAAGAGGGCTTTCAGTATACACCCTCCTAAGAAAGGAGATGTCGAGGCCTACCTCGACGGGGAAGACCTTGTGATTAACCTTAATAATGAACCTCTATCTATGTCGATTCATGACCTCGCCCTTTCGGGCAAGCACAACGCCTATAACTCATTGGCCGCAGGTATGGCTGCCAAACTCTTGGGCGTGCGCAAAGAAACCATCCGCGAAAGTCTGAGTGACTTTCAAGAAGTGGAGCATCGTTTAGAGCCTGTACTTCAGGTTCACGGAGTGGAGTACGTTAACGACTCCAAAGCCACGAATGTGAACAGCACCTGGTATGCCTTGGAAAGCATGAATACGCCGGTCGTATGGATCGTCGGTGGTGTGGACAAAGGAAACGACTACGAGCAGCTCAAAGCTTTGGCTGAAGAGAAGGTCGCAGCCATCATTTGCCTTGGAACGGACAATGGGAAAATCATTTCAGCCTTTGGGGAGTCCGTTGATCAAATGATTGAAGCGGGATCGATGGCTGAAGCCGTTAAAGCCGCTTACGGAGTTGCGCAAAAAGGACAAACCGTGCTTTTGTCTCCAGCTTGTGCCAGCTTTGATTTGTTCGAGAATTACGAAGACCGCGGTCGTCAATTTAAAGAGGAAGTGCGCAAGTTGTGA
- the murG gene encoding undecaprenyldiphospho-muramoylpentapeptide beta-N-acetylglucosaminyltransferase has product MAKAPRILISGGGTGGHIYPALSIANELRAQYPDAHFLFVGARDRMEMDRVPKAGYEIIGLNIAGFQRSLSRRNLAFPFKLVDSMIKARKIVKDFKPDVAIGTGGYASGPTLWAAQKAGVPTLIQEQNSYPGITNKLLAKSVDKICVAYEGLEKYFPKEKIVFTGNPVRVDLFDVSDKKQEAVEYFGLQPGMKTLLVIGGSLGARAINEHLTQRLVELSAVQGQLIWQCGKLYEDQCRRAAKEFDNVQVHPFLERMDLAFAAADFIVSRAGAGTLSELALVGKPVLLIPSPNVAEDHQKKNALALVEKNAAMMVEEHSWTDGSLTGWTLGEVLNDQKLQRRLSENIVKLAKPNATKDIVEEIKNLIHRGS; this is encoded by the coding sequence ATGGCTAAGGCTCCCCGCATACTGATTAGTGGTGGTGGCACCGGCGGGCATATCTATCCAGCCCTGAGTATTGCCAATGAACTGCGCGCGCAATATCCAGACGCACATTTTCTTTTTGTCGGGGCGCGCGATCGCATGGAGATGGACCGGGTACCCAAAGCCGGTTACGAAATTATTGGCCTGAACATAGCGGGATTTCAGCGATCGTTGAGTCGACGCAATCTCGCCTTTCCTTTCAAGCTGGTCGACAGCATGATTAAGGCGCGTAAGATTGTCAAGGACTTTAAGCCGGATGTAGCCATCGGTACGGGAGGATATGCGAGCGGTCCGACGCTGTGGGCAGCGCAAAAAGCAGGCGTACCGACCTTGATTCAAGAGCAGAACTCGTACCCAGGGATTACCAATAAACTGCTGGCGAAATCCGTAGACAAGATCTGTGTGGCCTATGAAGGACTCGAAAAGTACTTCCCAAAAGAAAAGATCGTCTTCACCGGGAATCCAGTTCGGGTGGACCTCTTTGATGTAAGCGATAAAAAGCAGGAGGCCGTCGAATACTTTGGCCTCCAGCCGGGTATGAAAACGCTGCTGGTCATTGGGGGAAGTCTAGGGGCGAGAGCCATAAACGAGCACCTGACTCAACGCCTGGTCGAACTTTCCGCTGTTCAAGGTCAGCTGATCTGGCAATGCGGCAAGCTGTATGAAGATCAATGCCGCAGAGCGGCCAAGGAATTTGACAATGTTCAGGTTCACCCGTTTTTGGAGCGCATGGATTTGGCCTTTGCGGCAGCGGATTTCATTGTTAGTCGGGCTGGGGCAGGAACGCTGTCTGAGCTCGCTCTAGTCGGGAAGCCCGTTCTTCTAATTCCTTCTCCAAATGTGGCAGAGGATCACCAGAAGAAGAATGCACTGGCATTGGTAGAGAAGAACGCGGCCATGATGGTCGAAGAGCATTCTTGGACCGACGGATCTCTGACCGGATGGACCTTGGGGGAGGTCTTGAACGATCAAAAATTACAGCGTCGCTTGAGTGAGAATATTGTCAAACTCGCGAAGCCAAATGCGACCAAAGACATTGTAGAAGAAATAAAAAACCTAATTCACCGTGGATCTTAA
- the ftsZ gene encoding cell division protein FtsZ, translating to MEEMNQNLSFDLPKNSSSVIKVVGVGGGGSNAVNYMYEQGIRGVDFVVCNTDAQALNNSPVPLKVQLGVTLTEGLGAGANPEVGERAAMESIDEIEGILEKNTKMIFVTAGMGGGTGTGAAPVVARVAKEMGILTVGIVTIPFSFEGNMRMNQAEKGVEALRQNVDSLIVINNNKLREVYGNLGFKAGFSKADEVLATASRGIAEVITHHYTQNIDLRDARTVLADSGTAIMGSGQAKGEQRALEAINSALDSPLLNDNKIRGANNVLLLIVSGNEEITIDEIGEINDFIQREAGGSANIIMGIGEDETLGDHISVTVIATGFNTDEQVHIVPKEPKKIVHTLEDSTPSPLSGPITPEAPIAPKVEEPAVMESPIVEPPAPAEPEAEASIFEVEPQGMVEEAPEVLSEVEMPEVEAEVHIEPQAPIVHSLDEEVEAEDEDRVIFTLDIDEDEEEDFTVAQADTAERPDEEETQNDHSITFELRVEDEVEQVDAAPAIVDEEVEEEVVMTFAPAEPIQETEPAEPRLEDHLGLDGSIEETPNYLRSQPEQRSEDGTIVHSLFDEVQEEVSFEEGRAEEQAVEDREVSTATPDEEQMDEDASEQSLADLQIQKARERKARLKAFNYRFKNVPNGLEDLENEPAYKRKGVDLEHVPHSSEAPISRYTLGESEEDGSAEIKSKNSFLHDNVD from the coding sequence ATGGAGGAAATGAATCAAAATTTGAGTTTCGACTTACCGAAGAACAGCAGTTCGGTAATCAAGGTGGTCGGTGTTGGTGGCGGCGGAAGTAACGCGGTCAACTACATGTACGAGCAGGGCATCCGCGGGGTAGACTTTGTGGTGTGCAACACGGATGCGCAGGCGTTGAACAACAGCCCGGTCCCCTTGAAGGTGCAGTTGGGTGTGACCCTAACCGAAGGACTCGGCGCCGGTGCTAACCCCGAGGTTGGGGAACGCGCGGCGATGGAGAGCATCGATGAAATTGAAGGCATCTTGGAGAAGAATACCAAGATGATCTTTGTGACCGCTGGAATGGGCGGTGGAACGGGAACAGGAGCTGCGCCAGTAGTGGCCCGCGTGGCCAAGGAGATGGGCATCCTGACCGTAGGAATCGTGACCATTCCCTTCAGCTTCGAAGGCAACATGCGGATGAATCAGGCGGAGAAAGGGGTTGAAGCTCTTCGACAAAATGTCGACTCCCTGATTGTCATCAACAACAATAAACTGCGCGAGGTCTACGGAAACCTCGGCTTCAAGGCAGGCTTCTCCAAAGCGGATGAAGTACTCGCTACGGCCAGCCGCGGAATTGCGGAAGTTATTACGCATCACTACACGCAGAACATCGATTTGCGCGATGCGCGTACCGTTCTGGCCGACAGTGGAACGGCCATCATGGGTTCTGGCCAGGCCAAAGGAGAGCAGCGCGCGCTGGAGGCCATCAACAGCGCCTTGGACTCGCCGCTCTTGAACGACAACAAGATCCGCGGAGCCAACAACGTATTGCTCTTGATTGTGAGTGGTAACGAAGAAATCACCATCGATGAGATAGGTGAAATCAATGACTTTATCCAGCGCGAAGCGGGCGGATCCGCGAACATCATCATGGGTATCGGAGAAGACGAAACCCTGGGAGATCACATCAGCGTGACCGTGATTGCCACCGGGTTTAATACCGACGAGCAGGTACACATCGTGCCGAAAGAGCCGAAGAAGATTGTCCATACGCTGGAAGATTCAACGCCAAGTCCCTTGAGTGGGCCCATTACACCAGAAGCGCCGATTGCGCCGAAGGTAGAGGAGCCCGCGGTCATGGAATCGCCAATAGTTGAACCTCCGGCACCGGCCGAACCAGAAGCGGAGGCGTCCATCTTTGAGGTGGAGCCCCAAGGGATGGTCGAAGAGGCTCCTGAAGTTCTTTCAGAAGTTGAAATGCCTGAGGTGGAAGCGGAAGTGCACATCGAGCCGCAGGCTCCGATCGTCCATAGCCTGGATGAGGAAGTCGAAGCTGAGGATGAGGATCGCGTCATCTTCACTTTGGATATCGACGAGGATGAGGAAGAGGATTTTACCGTGGCTCAGGCGGACACCGCAGAACGACCTGATGAAGAAGAGACCCAGAACGATCATTCGATCACTTTTGAACTTCGCGTAGAGGATGAAGTGGAGCAGGTAGATGCTGCGCCGGCCATCGTCGACGAGGAAGTCGAAGAAGAGGTGGTTATGACGTTCGCTCCGGCTGAGCCGATTCAAGAAACTGAACCTGCAGAACCTCGTTTGGAGGATCATCTAGGATTAGATGGTTCCATCGAGGAGACGCCCAATTACCTTCGTTCGCAACCAGAGCAGCGCTCAGAAGATGGAACCATCGTACACTCGTTGTTCGATGAAGTGCAAGAGGAAGTGTCCTTTGAGGAGGGCCGCGCTGAAGAACAAGCAGTGGAAGACCGAGAGGTCTCCACTGCTACTCCGGACGAGGAGCAAATGGATGAAGACGCCTCGGAGCAGTCCTTGGCAGACCTTCAAATCCAGAAAGCCCGTGAGCGCAAGGCGCGCTTGAAGGCCTTTAATTATCGCTTTAAGAATGTACCTAACGGTCTCGAAGATTTGGAGAACGAGCCGGCGTACAAGCGCAAGGGTGTTGATTTGGAGCACGTACCTCACTCTTCGGAAGCGCCGATATCGCGCTATACCTTGGGGGAGTCTGAAGAGGACGGAAGCGCTGAAATCAAGTCGAAGAATTCCTTCTTACACGATAACGTGGACTAA
- a CDS encoding GatB/YqeY domain-containing protein, with product MSLKDKITQDMKEAMKAKDKVRLESVRAIKSAIMLAETEKGAGAGMSEDDEIKLLQKLQKQRKDSMATYTEQGRADLAEEEAAQLAVIEGYLPEPLSAEELASIVDEAIAKTGASGMGDMGKVMGMVNAQAAGRAEGKTVADLVKSKLMS from the coding sequence ATGAGCTTAAAGGATAAGATCACCCAGGATATGAAGGAGGCCATGAAGGCCAAAGACAAGGTTCGCTTGGAAAGTGTGCGTGCCATTAAGAGCGCTATCATGCTCGCTGAGACCGAAAAAGGCGCTGGAGCGGGAATGAGTGAGGACGATGAGATAAAACTCCTCCAGAAGCTTCAAAAGCAGCGCAAGGACAGTATGGCGACCTACACCGAACAGGGTCGTGCCGATTTGGCCGAGGAAGAAGCCGCACAGCTCGCTGTGATCGAAGGCTACTTGCCAGAGCCCCTCAGCGCCGAAGAATTGGCTTCCATCGTGGACGAGGCCATCGCCAAGACTGGTGCTTCAGGAATGGGCGACATGGGCAAGGTTATGGGCATGGTCAATGCACAGGCTGCAGGTCGCGCGGAAGGAAAAACCGTCGCTGACTTGGTCAAGAGCAAGCTAATGAGTTAA
- the ftsA gene encoding cell division protein FtsA has translation MEAQEIAVGLDIGTTKIVAMVGRRNEYGKVEVLGLGKAKSLGVQRGVVSNIVQTIESIQHAITEAEATSGVKIKEVVVGIAGQHIRSLQHSDYITRDNPDEVIGDKDIKDLIDNVHKLVMLPGEEIIHVLPQEYKVDGQAEIKEPRGMYGGRLEANFHIVVGQVSAIRNIGRCVKNSELEVGGITLEPLASADAVLSDEEKEAGVVLVDIGGGTTDVAIFKDGIIRHTAVIPFGGNVITEDIKEGCSIIEKQAEQLKIKFGSAWPGENKDNEIVSIPGLRGREPKEISLKNLSRIIHARVVEIVEQVHLEIKNYGYEDRKKKLIAGIVLTGGGAQLKHIKQLVEYVTGMDTRIGYPNEHLAKESGEDLSSPLFATAVGLVMRGWEQKEVELSKMHQAELDSAEATVPEIDGGEAPEPVEGEELAEDDGKKKSYFDRWVDKFLKFLANDE, from the coding sequence ATGGAAGCACAGGAAATAGCGGTTGGCTTAGACATCGGGACCACGAAGATCGTGGCCATGGTGGGCCGTCGCAATGAATACGGAAAGGTTGAAGTCCTTGGGTTGGGTAAAGCCAAGTCCCTGGGGGTTCAACGAGGAGTGGTCTCGAACATCGTCCAGACGATCGAATCCATTCAACATGCGATCACGGAAGCCGAAGCGACTTCCGGAGTGAAGATCAAGGAAGTGGTGGTCGGTATCGCCGGACAGCACATCCGCAGCTTGCAGCACAGCGATTACATCACCCGGGACAATCCGGACGAGGTTATCGGTGACAAAGACATCAAGGACTTGATCGACAATGTCCACAAGCTCGTGATGCTTCCAGGAGAGGAAATCATCCACGTACTTCCTCAAGAATACAAAGTAGACGGTCAGGCGGAAATCAAAGAGCCGCGAGGCATGTATGGTGGACGTCTGGAGGCCAACTTCCACATTGTGGTGGGACAGGTCAGCGCCATCCGGAACATCGGTCGCTGCGTCAAAAATTCGGAGCTCGAAGTAGGCGGTATTACCCTGGAGCCATTGGCCTCAGCAGATGCCGTTCTCTCCGATGAAGAAAAAGAAGCCGGTGTGGTATTGGTCGATATCGGTGGAGGTACCACAGACGTGGCCATTTTCAAAGACGGTATCATTCGACATACAGCTGTTATCCCATTCGGTGGAAACGTCATTACGGAGGACATCAAAGAGGGCTGCAGTATCATCGAAAAGCAGGCCGAGCAGTTGAAGATCAAGTTCGGATCCGCGTGGCCGGGGGAAAATAAGGATAACGAAATCGTGAGCATTCCAGGCCTGCGCGGTCGTGAGCCCAAGGAAATCTCACTCAAGAACCTATCGCGCATCATCCACGCCCGCGTGGTGGAGATCGTAGAGCAGGTTCACCTCGAGATCAAGAATTACGGTTACGAAGACCGCAAGAAGAAACTCATCGCCGGAATCGTTTTGACCGGTGGCGGAGCCCAGCTCAAGCACATTAAGCAGTTGGTGGAGTACGTGACGGGTATGGACACCCGGATTGGATACCCCAACGAGCATTTGGCCAAGGAGTCTGGTGAAGATTTGAGCAGTCCGCTTTTCGCAACGGCCGTCGGATTGGTGATGCGCGGTTGGGAGCAAAAAGAAGTGGAGCTGAGCAAGATGCATCAAGCCGAACTGGACAGCGCCGAGGCGACCGTTCCAGAGATCGATGGAGGTGAGGCACCAGAGCCGGTAGAGGGAGAAGAGCTGGCCGAGGACGACGGCAAGAAGAAGAGCTACTTCGACCGTTGGGTAGACAAGTTTTTGAAATTTTTAGCAAACGACGAATAG
- a CDS encoding FtsW/RodA/SpoVE family cell cycle protein: MTYLEGDRALWFLLLLLGLFSFLPVYSASSNLAYSYSGGNTVRFLIKHAIHLGFGFVLMYSVHKVNPKYYRNLPMILLPVVIVLLMITLAIGTTIGDANASRWIRVPFIGVSFQTSELAKFALLLFVARYLTQNQETLGDFKKTFLGLVVPIGAVCALILPANFSTTALIFTLCLGLMFVGKYPLKHMAYLIGMGVAGLALFILVVIAFPNISNRVDTWKARIENYSSGNEEANYQVTKAKMAIASGGLVGKGPGKSIQKNFLPQSSSDFIYAIIVEEFGLFGGLGIILIYLLILIRIMIIATKAVDLFQALLAVGFGMAIVFQAFINMGVAVNLLPVTGQTLPLLSSGGSSIWMTSVALGVILGVSRNLETKVETVHVEPEIELAHG, encoded by the coding sequence ATGACATATCTCGAAGGCGATCGGGCCTTGTGGTTCCTGCTTCTATTGCTCGGGCTCTTTAGCTTTTTGCCCGTCTACAGCGCAAGCAGTAACCTGGCCTACAGCTACTCCGGCGGCAACACCGTGCGCTTTCTGATCAAGCATGCGATTCATTTGGGTTTTGGTTTTGTCCTCATGTACTCGGTTCATAAGGTTAATCCCAAGTACTACCGAAATCTACCCATGATCCTGCTGCCTGTTGTCATCGTCTTGTTGATGATCACACTTGCGATTGGGACGACTATTGGCGATGCCAATGCCAGTCGTTGGATTCGCGTGCCGTTTATCGGGGTTTCTTTTCAGACCTCGGAATTGGCCAAGTTTGCCTTGCTCTTGTTCGTCGCTCGATACTTGACCCAGAATCAAGAGACCCTAGGGGACTTCAAAAAGACCTTCTTAGGGCTAGTGGTCCCCATAGGTGCCGTATGTGCTTTAATTCTGCCGGCAAACTTCTCCACTACAGCATTGATTTTTACACTGTGTCTCGGACTCATGTTCGTCGGTAAATATCCCTTAAAGCATATGGCTTACCTCATTGGAATGGGGGTGGCTGGTTTGGCCTTGTTTATCCTCGTGGTGATTGCATTCCCAAACATCAGCAACCGCGTGGATACGTGGAAGGCTCGAATTGAAAACTACAGCTCGGGTAATGAAGAGGCCAATTATCAAGTCACCAAGGCCAAGATGGCCATAGCCTCTGGAGGTCTGGTGGGCAAGGGGCCTGGGAAGAGCATTCAGAAGAACTTTTTGCCGCAATCGAGCAGTGACTTTATCTACGCCATTATTGTCGAAGAATTTGGCCTCTTTGGAGGACTGGGAATCATCTTGATCTACCTGCTCATCTTGATTCGAATCATGATCATCGCTACCAAGGCCGTGGATTTATTTCAGGCGCTCTTGGCGGTGGGATTCGGAATGGCCATTGTTTTTCAAGCCTTCATCAACATGGGAGTAGCAGTGAACTTGCTCCCCGTGACAGGTCAGACTCTGCCACTTTTGAGTTCCGGTGGATCCTCCATTTGGATGACCAGTGTGGCTTTAGGCGTTATTCTCGGTGTTAGCCGTAATCTGGAAACGAAGGTGGAGACCGTCCATGTAGAACCCGAAATAGAGCTCGCTCATGGCTAA
- a CDS encoding phospho-N-acetylmuramoyl-pentapeptide-transferase — protein sequence MLYYLFTFLDQQYDFPGAGVFQYITFRAALAVILSLLISLVFGKSIIRFIQRKQVGETIRDLGLEGQAEKAGTPTMGGLIILSAILIPTLLVAKLDNIYVILLLITTVWMGIIGFIDDYIKVFKKNKEGLRGKFKVMGQVGLGLIVGSILYFHPDVTIKQKSTTPAQTEISSERDLPVFGEAEKSMKTTIPFFKNNELDYSKAVTWINKDLKDWAWLIFIPIVIFIITAVSNGANLTDGIDGLATGTSAIIGVTLGIFAYVSGNIFFADYLNIMYIPDSGELVIFIAAFVGACVGFLWYNAYPAQVFMGDTGSLSIGGIIAVFAIAIRKELLIPIVCGIFLAENLSVIMQVSYFKYTKKKFGEGRRIFRMSPLHHHYQKGGFHEAKIVTRFWIVGIMLAVLTFVTLKLR from the coding sequence ATGCTCTACTACCTGTTCACATTTTTGGACCAACAGTATGACTTCCCGGGAGCCGGAGTATTCCAATACATCACCTTCCGCGCAGCCTTGGCGGTGATTTTGTCCTTGCTGATTTCCTTGGTCTTTGGAAAGAGCATCATCCGGTTCATCCAACGGAAGCAGGTCGGAGAAACCATACGTGACCTGGGTCTAGAAGGACAAGCAGAGAAGGCGGGAACCCCGACCATGGGTGGACTGATCATTCTGTCGGCGATTCTGATCCCAACGCTCTTGGTAGCCAAGTTGGATAACATCTACGTCATTCTGCTGCTCATCACCACCGTGTGGATGGGGATTATCGGGTTCATTGACGATTACATCAAAGTCTTTAAGAAAAACAAAGAGGGCTTACGCGGTAAGTTCAAGGTGATGGGTCAAGTGGGACTCGGGCTGATTGTCGGAAGCATTCTGTATTTCCATCCTGATGTGACCATTAAGCAAAAGTCTACCACTCCGGCACAAACGGAAATCAGCTCAGAACGCGATTTACCTGTCTTTGGAGAGGCGGAGAAGTCCATGAAGACCACCATTCCGTTCTTCAAGAACAATGAGTTGGACTACAGCAAGGCCGTCACTTGGATCAATAAGGATCTGAAGGATTGGGCTTGGCTGATCTTCATTCCCATCGTCATTTTCATCATTACGGCGGTCAGCAATGGTGCAAACCTCACCGATGGTATCGACGGGCTGGCTACAGGAACTTCGGCGATCATTGGGGTCACCCTGGGAATCTTCGCCTATGTCAGCGGTAACATCTTCTTCGCAGACTACCTGAACATCATGTACATACCCGATTCCGGGGAGCTTGTGATTTTCATAGCGGCCTTTGTGGGAGCCTGCGTTGGCTTCCTGTGGTACAATGCTTATCCCGCTCAGGTTTTTATGGGCGACACGGGGTCTTTGAGCATCGGTGGGATCATCGCCGTGTTTGCCATTGCCATTCGCAAAGAGCTCTTGATTCCGATCGTGTGTGGGATTTTTCTGGCGGAGAATCTATCGGTCATCATGCAGGTGAGCTATTTCAAGTACACCAAGAAAAAATTCGGTGAGGGTCGGCGCATCTTCCGCATGTCTCCCTTACACCATCATTACCAAAAGGGTGGTTTCCACGAGGCCAAAATCGTCACGCGGTTTTGGATTGTCGGAATCATGCTCGCTGTACTCACCTTCGTAACCCTCAAGCTCCGATGA
- a CDS encoding UDP-N-acetylmuramate--L-alanine ligase has protein sequence MDLKDVKFIFFVGIGGIGMSGLARYFHARGIQASGYDRTETRLTRDLSKQGMDIQYEDDPAQIPTVFSDPDMRAHCRVVYTPAVPESNKVYQYLKEEGYEFHKRAEVLGDIAQSGYNIAIAGTHGKTTISSMVTHIMHQNALFCTGFLGGIAKNFGSNLVLGRENVFVTEADEFDRSFLHLRPNIALISSVDPDHLDIYEDERVFREGFEIFATRVRPEGQLIVKKGTLEGNALTYALDDAEADYHVSRLEIDKGAFHFEVEFKGEYFGDFSLMYPGRHNLENALGAIAVCHQYGFSAEEIKKGLRTFLGVIRRFDIQLRHKGVVYMDDYAHHPAELEAVIGSVRELYPEQRLTGIFQPHLYSRTRDFMDGFAQSLSKLDEVILLDIYPAREEPIDGISSPALLERITAPKKDYWDKEELLRQMETRDVEVLMTLGAGDIDQLVEPITEILKTRK, from the coding sequence GTGGATCTTAAAGACGTCAAATTCATCTTTTTTGTGGGTATCGGCGGCATCGGTATGAGTGGCCTTGCGCGATACTTCCACGCGCGCGGTATTCAGGCTTCTGGGTACGACCGTACGGAAACGCGCTTGACCCGAGATTTGAGCAAGCAGGGTATGGACATCCAATACGAAGATGATCCGGCCCAGATTCCAACGGTATTCTCGGACCCAGACATGCGAGCGCATTGCCGTGTGGTCTACACTCCGGCCGTTCCGGAATCGAATAAGGTCTACCAGTACCTCAAGGAAGAGGGGTACGAATTCCACAAACGGGCCGAAGTCCTCGGGGACATCGCCCAAAGCGGATACAACATTGCGATTGCCGGGACGCACGGCAAAACGACCATTTCTTCCATGGTCACCCATATCATGCACCAAAACGCCCTGTTTTGCACCGGGTTTCTTGGGGGCATTGCAAAGAACTTTGGCAGTAATTTGGTCTTGGGACGAGAGAACGTTTTCGTCACCGAGGCCGATGAATTCGATCGCAGCTTTCTCCACCTACGACCCAACATCGCCCTGATCAGCTCCGTTGATCCGGATCATTTAGACATCTACGAAGACGAGCGCGTTTTCCGCGAAGGTTTTGAAATCTTCGCTACACGCGTCCGTCCTGAAGGTCAATTGATCGTGAAAAAGGGCACGCTGGAAGGAAATGCCCTGACCTACGCATTGGACGATGCGGAGGCGGACTACCACGTTTCCCGACTCGAAATCGACAAAGGCGCCTTCCACTTTGAAGTGGAATTCAAAGGCGAGTATTTCGGCGATTTCAGCTTGATGTACCCGGGTCGACACAACTTAGAAAATGCGCTAGGAGCCATTGCCGTATGTCACCAATACGGCTTTTCTGCCGAAGAAATTAAGAAGGGACTGCGCACCTTCTTGGGCGTGATTCGCCGATTCGACATCCAACTCCGCCACAAAGGTGTGGTTTACATGGATGACTACGCCCACCATCCCGCCGAGCTGGAAGCGGTCATTGGCTCCGTTCGAGAGCTTTATCCCGAACAGCGCTTGACGGGTATTTTTCAACCCCATCTCTACAGCCGCACTCGGGACTTTATGGACGGTTTTGCCCAGAGCTTGAGCAAGCTTGACGAAGTGATCCTACTGGACATCTACCCGGCCCGTGAAGAGCCTATTGATGGAATCTCGAGTCCAGCCCTTTTGGAGCGCATTACGGCTCCCAAGAAGGACTATTGGGACAAGGAAGAGCTGCTGCGCCAGATGGAAACACGCGACGTTGAGGTCTTGATGACCCTTGGGGCCGGCGATATTGACCAACTCGTAGAACCGATCACCGAAATCTTAAAGACGCGAAAATGA